One stretch of Streptomyces agglomeratus DNA includes these proteins:
- a CDS encoding DUF4234 domain-containing protein produces MSTDVRTSAPAGAPSSPVGTWLLTLVTLGIYWLVWYYKVNKQVKAIDPTIEVKPGMAVVAVTFGSLLIVPPFVSIVKTGSRIAQAQRAAGVTSDCSGGVGLLLAFVLGLTPLYYQSKLNTVWADRA; encoded by the coding sequence ATGTCCACCGACGTCCGCACGTCCGCGCCCGCCGGCGCTCCTTCCAGCCCGGTCGGCACCTGGCTGCTCACCCTGGTGACCCTCGGTATCTACTGGCTGGTCTGGTACTACAAGGTCAACAAGCAGGTCAAGGCGATCGACCCGACCATTGAGGTCAAGCCCGGCATGGCGGTTGTCGCCGTCACCTTCGGCTCGCTGCTGATCGTCCCGCCCTTCGTCTCCATCGTGAAGACGGGCTCCCGCATCGCCCAGGCCCAGCGCGCCGCCGGTGTCACCTCCGACTGCTCCGGCGGTGTCGGCCTGCTGCTCGCCTTCGTACTCGGCCTGACCCCGCTCTACTACCAGAGCAAGCTCAACACGGTCTGGGCCGACCGCGCCTGA